Proteins from one Rickettsiales bacterium genomic window:
- a CDS encoding biopolymer transporter ExbD — protein MATKIVNSRRGKRGLMSEINITPFVDVMLVLLVVFMVTAPMMISGINVNLPEATSSPLSGSDEPLTITVTNKGMVYIQDVVVNKTGLIPKLKAITKEQKDSRILVRGDRATNYGDVMSVIGAINEAGYNHISLVTQIENKK, from the coding sequence ATGGCTACCAAGATAGTTAATTCAAGAAGAGGAAAAAGGGGGTTGATGAGTGAGATTAATATCACTCCGTTTGTTGATGTGATGTTGGTTTTATTGGTAGTGTTTATGGTGACGGCTCCAATGATGATTTCTGGAATTAATGTTAATTTACCTGAAGCTACATCATCTCCTTTAAGTGGAAGTGATGAGCCATTAACCATAACTGTTACAAATAAGGGAATGGTTTATATCCAAGATGTTGTAGTTAATAAAACGGGGCTAATTCCTAAATTAAAAGCTATAACAAAAGAGCAAAAAGATAGTAGAATTTTAGTTCGTGGGGATAGAGCAACTAATTATGGTGATGTGATGTCAGTAATTGGAGCAATTAACGAGGCTGGGTATAATCATATATCGTTAGTAACCCAAATTGAAAATAAGAAATAG
- a CDS encoding ABC transporter ATP-binding protein produces MTLAIEISNLYKTYPPEVNAVNGLSLSIEQGSFFALLGPNGSGKTTTLGIISSLVNKDAGMVKVFGHDIDKEPSKAKSFLGLVPQEFNFSIFETSLDILINQAGYFGVKKSISLERAEKYLNMLNLWHKRDTPAGKLSGGMKRRLMIARAMMHNPKILILDEPSAALDIEARHQIWDFLRLVNEKENITIILTTHYLEEAERLCKTIAIIEAGKIITQDTMENILSSFVRQRYVAELHKPVEKLPILEDVHLNLRDPKKLEIDFKVPEDISSVMSKLAKEKIEVKTLSLQGNRLEELFLESVGK; encoded by the coding sequence ATGACACTAGCTATTGAAATATCGAACTTATATAAAACATATCCTCCAGAGGTTAATGCGGTTAATGGTTTGTCGCTCTCAATAGAGCAGGGGAGCTTTTTTGCTTTATTGGGGCCCAATGGTTCTGGAAAAACCACTACTCTTGGAATTATTTCTTCCCTTGTGAATAAAGATGCCGGAATGGTTAAAGTATTTGGCCATGATATAGATAAAGAGCCATCCAAGGCTAAAAGCTTTTTAGGGCTAGTTCCGCAAGAATTTAATTTTTCTATTTTTGAAACTTCACTTGATATTTTAATTAATCAGGCCGGTTATTTTGGTGTTAAAAAGAGTATTTCTTTAGAGAGGGCTGAGAAATATCTCAATATGTTAAATTTATGGCATAAGAGAGACACTCCAGCAGGAAAGCTCTCAGGAGGAATGAAGCGTAGATTGATGATTGCCAGAGCAATGATGCATAATCCAAAAATATTGATTCTGGATGAGCCAAGTGCTGCTTTGGATATCGAGGCAAGGCATCAAATTTGGGATTTTTTGAGGCTGGTGAATGAGAAAGAAAATATCACTATCATTCTAACTACCCATTATTTAGAAGAGGCTGAACGTTTATGTAAAACAATAGCTATTATTGAAGCCGGAAAAATTATCACTCAAGACACAATGGAGAATATATTATCTTCATTTGTGAGACAACGTTACGTTGCTGAATTGCATAAACCAGTTGAAAAACTACCTATATTAGAAGACGTGCATTTGAATTTAAGAGATCCTAAGAAATTGGAAATAGATTTTAAAGTGCCAGAAGATATTTCGTCTGTGATGAGTAAGCTTGCTAAAGAAAAAATAGAAGTGAAAACTTTGAGTTTGCAAGGAAATAGATTAGAAGAATTATTTTTAGAGTCAGTAGGGAAATAA
- the tolQ gene encoding protein TolQ — protein MSQEIMTNVVSKGADLSIIGLISGADIVVKLVLLLLLMASVWSWAIIIDKYLLLNKVKQQIIKFEKVFWSGQLLDQLYEKLKRRASHPLAAVFVAAMDERSRQRQNKGQKTLSYLSIGLKDRIAQVMDMEKNQGMEELEKNLSFLAVVGSTSPFIGLFGTVWGIMNSFQAIAAMKNATIAVVAPGIAEALFATAVGLVAAIPAVIFYNFLSSKINEINNKVESFSSELYSLFAQEIDKGMENGYQDS, from the coding sequence ATGAGTCAAGAAATTATGACTAATGTTGTTTCTAAAGGGGCAGATTTATCAATTATAGGATTGATTTCTGGGGCAGATATAGTGGTAAAATTAGTATTGTTGTTGCTATTGATGGCTTCAGTTTGGAGTTGGGCAATTATAATTGATAAATATTTACTGTTGAATAAGGTAAAGCAGCAGATTATAAAATTTGAGAAAGTTTTCTGGTCAGGGCAATTATTAGACCAATTATATGAAAAGCTAAAGAGGAGAGCTTCTCATCCTTTGGCAGCTGTATTTGTTGCTGCTATGGATGAGCGGAGTAGGCAAAGACAGAATAAAGGACAAAAGACTTTGTCTTATTTAAGTATTGGTTTAAAGGATCGCATTGCTCAAGTGATGGACATGGAAAAGAACCAAGGAATGGAAGAGTTGGAAAAGAATCTCTCCTTTTTGGCTGTAGTTGGTTCAACCTCGCCCTTTATTGGGTTATTTGGAACTGTTTGGGGAATTATGAATAGTTTTCAAGCGATAGCTGCTATGAAAAATGCAACTATTGCAGTAGTCGCCCCTGGTATTGCTGAAGCTTTGTTTGCAACAGCTGTTGGCTTGGTGGCTGCTATTCCTGCGGTGATATTTTATAATTTTCTCTCAAGTAAAATTAATGAAATTAATAATAAAGTAGAAAGTTTTTCTAGTGAGTTATATTCATTGTTTGCTCAAGAAATTGATAAGGGAATGGAAAATGGCTACCAAGATAGTTAA
- a CDS encoding ABC transporter permease — MNIKLMLTAVFTIMRKEIMRILRIWPQTLIPPVITTSLYFVIFGKVIGNNLNLVEGVSYISYIIPGLIMNVVIVNSFANTVSSFFNARMYHSIEEMLVSPMPNWLIILGYVAGGVTRGLLVGVLIIIVAYFFDNINPVHLLFTITVIIFSSMLFSFLGIINGLLARNYDDMTWVQNFVLTPLIYLGGVFYPISILPEFWQQVSLFNPILYMVNAFRYGVLEISSVDPYIALFSLLFLNVIAYSALCKMMNMGVGIRK; from the coding sequence ATGAATATAAAACTTATGTTAACAGCAGTTTTTACAATTATGCGTAAAGAAATTATGCGTATTTTAAGAATATGGCCGCAGACTCTTATTCCTCCTGTGATTACCACTAGTCTTTATTTCGTGATTTTTGGTAAAGTTATTGGAAATAACCTAAATTTAGTTGAAGGGGTTAGTTATATTAGTTATATCATTCCAGGACTCATCATGAACGTGGTAATTGTTAACTCTTTTGCCAATACAGTTAGTTCTTTTTTTAATGCCAGAATGTATCATTCTATAGAAGAGATGTTAGTGTCTCCTATGCCTAATTGGTTGATAATATTAGGTTATGTTGCAGGAGGTGTAACTCGTGGATTATTAGTTGGGGTATTAATTATTATAGTAGCTTATTTTTTTGACAATATTAATCCGGTACATTTATTATTTACCATAACTGTAATTATATTTTCTTCAATGCTATTTTCTTTTTTGGGAATTATAAATGGCTTATTGGCACGTAATTATGATGATATGACTTGGGTGCAGAATTTTGTTTTAACTCCTTTAATTTACTTGGGAGGGGTGTTTTATCCCATTAGTATTCTACCAGAATTCTGGCAGCAAGTTTCTTTATTTAACCCTATATTATACATGGTCAATGCATTTCGCTATGGAGTGCTGGAGATATCCAGTGTTGATCCATATATAGCGTTGTTTTCTTTATTGTTTCTTAATGTAATAGCTTATTCTGCATTATGTAAAATGATGAATATGGGAGTGGGAATTAGGAAATAA
- a CDS encoding DNA photolyase family protein: protein MLSLLWLRRDLRLEDNLSLYSALQAVDKIQPIFIFDDNILARFTNPNDRRISFIIDALRAMNKELEKKNSEVLVFYGKPEVLIPQISACLKVNKIFAGQDYEPYGMKRDANIAKQVDLELNNDHLLMAPDKVLKDDGNPYKVFTPYFKRWQAVIGLKDYDSYNADDSGRYANSKTLREILAQHDLHPLDLNEDVPGYKYQEVTNWPIDALVDRFNNFLDNKLVNYNEGRNYLAEDRTSCLSPYIRFGLISIRQCYRSAREMKGSWQWIAELAWRDFYAMILYHYPETVSKEMQPQYRNLKWSEDSKLLEKFTLGQTGYPVIDAAIRQLLQEGWMHNRARMIVASFFTKNLWLNWRLGEEFFAQQLMDYELSSNVGGWQWSASTGTDAQPYFRMFNPYLQSKRFDPQGDYIRKYLPELKSLSNKEIHISGLYPPIVDYESSRKKAIESFKKIG, encoded by the coding sequence TTCTGCTCTGCAAGCTGTGGATAAAATTCAGCCAATCTTTATTTTTGATGATAATATTCTAGCAAGATTTACCAATCCTAATGATAGGCGGATAAGCTTTATTATTGATGCTTTAAGAGCTATGAATAAGGAATTGGAAAAAAAGAATTCAGAAGTTTTGGTGTTTTATGGTAAGCCTGAGGTTTTAATACCGCAAATATCTGCTTGCTTAAAGGTGAATAAAATATTCGCTGGGCAAGATTATGAGCCATATGGAATGAAAAGAGATGCGAATATAGCAAAACAAGTGGATTTAGAGCTAAATAACGATCATTTATTGATGGCGCCGGACAAGGTGTTAAAAGATGACGGAAACCCTTATAAAGTATTCACTCCATATTTTAAGAGATGGCAGGCTGTCATAGGTTTAAAAGATTATGATAGTTACAATGCAGATGATTCAGGTAGGTATGCAAATAGTAAAACTTTAAGAGAAATTTTAGCTCAACATGATTTACATCCCTTAGATTTAAATGAGGATGTTCCTGGGTATAAATATCAAGAAGTTACTAATTGGCCGATAGATGCTTTGGTGGATAGGTTTAATAATTTTTTAGATAACAAACTGGTTAATTATAATGAAGGGAGGAATTATTTAGCTGAAGATAGAACTAGCTGTTTATCTCCTTACATTCGTTTTGGTTTAATATCAATTCGACAATGCTATAGATCCGCAAGGGAAATGAAAGGTTCCTGGCAATGGATTGCTGAACTTGCTTGGCGAGATTTCTATGCGATGATTTTATATCATTATCCTGAAACTGTTTCTAAAGAGATGCAGCCGCAATATAGAAATTTAAAATGGAGCGAAGACTCAAAGCTTTTAGAGAAATTCACATTAGGGCAAACAGGATATCCTGTGATTGACGCGGCAATCAGGCAATTGCTGCAAGAAGGCTGGATGCATAATAGAGCAAGAATGATTGTGGCAAGCTTTTTTACTAAAAACCTATGGCTTAATTGGCGTTTAGGTGAAGAATTCTTTGCTCAACAGCTAATGGATTATGAACTAAGTTCTAATGTTGGTGGCTGGCAGTGGAGTGCTTCCACAGGAACAGATGCTCAACCATATTTTAGAATGTTTAACCCCTATCTTCAGTCAAAAAGATTTGATCCACAAGGAGATTATATTCGCAAATATCTGCCGGAATTAAAGAGTTTATCAAATAAAGAAATTCATATATCTGGATTATATCCGCCTATAGTTGATTATGAATCTTCTCGAAAGAAAGCAATAGAGAGTTTTAAGAAGATTGGTTAG
- a CDS encoding NAD(P)H-dependent oxidoreductase, with protein sequence MNKPIIIIGSARSTGQTRTAIETIIEDANIPIVDLHSLNISPFDYEHKNEYDDYIPLMERVTGENDLIILATPVYWYSMSTTMKIFIDRVSDLLSIRKDVGRKLRGKKIFVIASFGTSLPRGFEDPFSQTCEYLGMEYRGCSFIYHGNDQDLLQGNKEQIRKAQKELAITV encoded by the coding sequence ATGAACAAACCAATCATAATTATAGGAAGTGCTAGAAGCACCGGCCAAACAAGAACAGCAATTGAAACAATAATTGAGGATGCTAATATTCCTATTGTTGATTTGCATTCTTTAAACATTAGCCCTTTTGATTATGAACATAAAAATGAATATGATGACTATATTCCCTTGATGGAGAGAGTGACAGGGGAGAATGATCTAATTATTCTGGCAACTCCTGTATATTGGTATAGCATGAGTACCACCATGAAGATATTTATTGATAGAGTGAGTGATCTACTTTCTATAAGAAAAGATGTGGGGAGAAAATTAAGGGGTAAGAAAATATTCGTTATTGCTAGTTTTGGCACATCTTTACCAAGAGGATTTGAAGATCCTTTCTCTCAAACCTGTGAATATTTGGGGATGGAATACCGAGGCTGTAGTTTTATCTATCATGGCAATGATCAGGATTTGCTTCAAGGAAACAAGGAGCAAATTAGGAAAGCTCAAAAAGAATTGGCTATTACTGTTTGA